From the Lolium rigidum isolate FL_2022 chromosome 2, APGP_CSIRO_Lrig_0.1, whole genome shotgun sequence genome, one window contains:
- the LOC124691145 gene encoding signal peptide peptidase-like 4 codes for MMGAGSPDTAAVTALLLVVVAALLGAASAGDIVHQDDDAPKIPGCSNDFMLVKVQTWVNNREADEFVGVGARFGPIIESKEKHANRTGLLLADPFDCCAPLKEKVAGEVLLVQRGDCKFTTKTKNAEAAGASAIIIMNNLHELYKMVCDQNETDLDINIPAVLLPKDAGTILKGLLSLGKVSVQLYSPDRPLVDTAEVFLWLMAVGTILGASYWSAWSAREAVTEQEKLLKDGHESLVNCEAGGSSGMVDITMTSAMLFIVVASLFLVMLYKLMSHWFVELLVVIFCIGGVEGLQTCLVALLSRYISGSAKHICIFLVKMHIVDMP; via the exons atgATGGGCGCCGGGTCGCCGGACACGGCGGCGGTGACGGCGCTGCTtcttgtggtggtggcggcgctcctgGGAGCGGCCTCCGCCGGCGACATCGTCCACCAGgacgacgacgcccccaagaTTCCCGGCTGCTCCAACGATTTCATGCTC GTAAAAGTGCAAACCTGGGTCAACAACAGAGAGGCGGATGAGTTTGTTGGTGTTGGTGCTCGGTTTGGCCCCATAATAGAGTCAAAAGAAAAGCACGCAAACCGGACAGGTCTATTATTAGCAGACCCTTTTGATTGTTGTGCCCCTCTCAAAGAAAAG GTTGCTGGAGAAGTTTTGTTAGTGCAAAGGGGAGACTGTAAGTTCACCACAAAAACTAAGAATGCCGAAGCGGCTGGTGCTTCTGCTATTATAATCATGAATAATCTCCATG AGCTGTACAAAATGGTTTGTGATCAAAATGAAACGGATCTAGATATAAATATACCCGCAGTTCTTCTGCCAAAAGACGCAGGCACTATTTTAAAGGGTCTTCTCTCGCTTGGTAAAG TTTCAGTGCAGTTATACTCCCCAGATCGACCTCTGGTTGATACGGCCGAGGTGTTTCTGTGGCTCATGGCTGTTGGTACCATTCTTGGCGCATCATACTGGTCAGCATGGAGTGCTCGAGAAGCAGTTACTGAGCAAGAGAAGCTTCTAAAG GATGGACACGAAAGTTTAGTGAACTGTGAGGCTGGAGGTTCTAGTGGTATGGTAGATATCACCATGACGTCGGCAATGCTGTTTATTGTGGTTGCATCACTCTTTCTGGTAATGCTTTACAAACTGATGTCTCACTGGTTTGTGGAGCTCCTGGTGGTTATATTTTGCATTGGTGGTGTAGAG GGTCTACAAACGTGTTTGGTGGCTTTGTTGTCAAGGTACATTTCTGGCTCTGCAAAACACATTTGCATTTTCTTGGTTAAGATGCACATTGTAGATATGCCTTAG